A stretch of DNA from Hyalangium ruber:
GGTGCGACTCTGGGAGAACATCAGCGACAGCAGGTCCTTGCGCAGGTCCAGCAACTCGGGCTGGTGGAAGCGGATGCGGCGCACGGAGGGAGCCACGCTGAAGGCCACCTCCATGTTGTCATCCCCCGTCTCGATGCTGACGCGGCACATGTGGCAGTCACGCGTCCGCTGGAGCGAGCGCAGCGCGGAGGGCGTGGTGAGGAAGGACGCACAGCCGGGACACAGCACGCCCCAGGTGAACTCCAGGATGCCGGCGTGGGTGGCACGCAGGAACAGGTCGATGGCCTCATTCTCGGGGACGCCCTGCTCCTCGGCGAAGTGCAGGGGACTCATCCGGAAGAGGGCCTCCTCGGAGGAGGTCTCGAGAAAGCGCGCGAAGCGTTCGATCGTCTCGGGACGGGACCGGGGGTAGGAGCGAAGCACCTCAAGGCGGTTTTCGAGCGCGACGGACATGGGGCGCCCATCGTAATCGCCACCTGTCCGCGCCGCATGACTGTTCCCCCAGCAGCCAGGCAGGCGCCCGGAAGCTGGGGGTAGGCCCCCCTGGGACCGGGGCCATCAGGAGCGCTTCGGTTCCCCCTTGCCCCGACGAGACCGCACGGCCCCGGGGTCTACCTGCCGTCGCTCCCGAGCCTCCTTGGCGGCCATGGGGCGGAAGCGCAGCGAGCCCTGAGAAGGAAGGGCCCGACCCGCTTGATGGGGCTTGGGCAGCCCCTGGCGCAGCGCGGCGATGCCCTCCTCGATTCGGCGGAAGACCTCGGCGCGGCCCTCGAGCTCCTCGGGCGACGCCTCCTGCTCCCGGGAGGGCTCGGGGGTGGCGATGCGCGACTGGGCCCGGGCGCGCCGCTCCAGGAAGGACAACAGCCGCTCCCGGTGGGTGTCGTTGTAGCGGCGCGGCTCGAAGGAGGTGGACTGCGACTCGATGAGGCGCTGCACCATCTGCAATTCCTGCTCGTTGGGGCGAGGCCCCGCCACGGCCAGCTCCGGCAGCGTGTCCTGGGAGACCATCTCGTCGGCGTAGTGCAGCGTGGACAGGGCCAGCCCGCGGCCGTAGGGGCGCACCACGCACAGGTGCCCCTTGTGGCGCATCACCAGCCGCCCAAGGCCCACCCTCCCCGAGCGGCGCAGCGCCTCGACGAGCAGGCCGTACTGGCGCTCGGCCCCCACCTCCGGCACGAGGTGGAAGGCGCCCGCGTAGAACATGGGGTCGATCTCTCCCAGCTCCACGAAGTCCTCCAGCTCGATGGTGCGGCTGGACTTCGGGTCGAACGCCTCCAGCTCTCCGCGCGTCACCTCCACGTACTGGCCGCGCCGCAGCTCGTAGCCCTTCACCACGTGCTCGTAGGGCACCTCCTCGCCGTCGGCCGAGCACACGCGCTTCTGCTGGACGCGCGCTCCGTCCGCGTCATGGAGCAGGTGGAATTGCACCTGCTTGGGCTCCACCGCGGCGTAGAGCCGCACCGGCAGGTGGACCAGACCAAAGCTCAGCGAGCCGACCCAGCAGGAACGTGACATCTCTTGGCCTCCCGGCGCCCGTACGCGGAGCGCCGCTTCCTAAGGTCCATCCCAGGCGGGGTGACGACAAGGAAGGCCGGGCTCCCCGGTGGAGCCCCAACCAGGGGGCCAGGCCCGACCGAGCGTTGCATAGCCGCCATCGAGCGCGCGTCCCAGCCGTGGTGACGAAAACAGAGGCTTGCCGCCGGGCGAGCCCCCGACTACGAGTCGGGCGCTTCAACACGCGGCGTCATGAAAGGAAGACACACTCCTATGCAGCGGATCCTCTCGTTATTCCTGGGCATCACCCTGGCGGTGGGCTTCGGCACGGGCTGCGCGAAGCAGCGCATCCGCGCGGAGAAGGCCATCGCGCAGACGTTCATCTCGGATGAGCAGGAGGAGCAGATCGGCCAGCAGGTAAAGCAGGAGCTGGAGCAGAAGGAGAAGATCCAGTACGTGCAGGACCAGGCGGTGGTGGACTACGTGAACCGGGTCGCGCTGCCCATCCTCCAGGCGGCCAACCGGGACCGCAAGGGCGTGAAGTGGAAGATCCACGTCATCAATGATCCGAAGACGGTGAACGCCTTCGCCACGCCGGGCGGCTACCTGTACGTGTACACGGGGCTCATCCTGGCCTCGGACAACGAGGCGGAGCTGGCGGGCGTGCTGGCACACGAGGCGGGCCACGTGGTGGGTCGGCACTCGGCGCGGGCGATGGTGAACGCCTACGGCCTCCAGGCGCTGAGCGAGCTGGCGCTGGGCAAGAACCCGGGCACGGCGGCGCAGATCGCCACGCAGCTGGTGGGCGGCGGCGCGATGCTGGCGCACGGCCGCAGCGAGGAGACCGAGGCGGACGAGTACGGAGCGCGCTACACCACGGCGGCGAACTACGATCCGCGGGGCCTGGTGACCTTCTTCCAGAAGCTGCAGGCGAAGGAGGGCAACACGCCGGGCGTGCTGAAGTGGCTGAGCACGCACCCCACGAGCGCCGATCGCGTGCAGCACCTGGAGGGGTATATCTCCCAGAACGGGCTGCGCGGCACGGAGCTGGGGGCCGATCGGATCGCCCCCATCAAGCAGAAGCTGGGCGGCCGCTAACGGCGTGCGGCCTACCGCCTCCGTCCGGGGGTAACCTCGGGGAGCGTGCTGCAAGCCGCCTACTCATGGGGTAGGATGGCCGTTGGGGGAGGAGCCTGTCCCCTCCCCCAAGGCCACGGATGGACACCCCGCACGCACCCGAGCTGCACCCCGCCTCGATCCCCACCGGCACGCAGCTGGCCTACTGGCGCGTGGTGGGCTGGCACGGTCGAGGCACCCACGGCACGGTCTACAAAGCCGTCAGCACCCTGGACGCGAAGGCCGCTCCCGTGGCCATCAAGCTGGCGGTCACTCCCGAGGATCCACGCTTCGAGCGAGAGGTGTCCCTGCTGTCAGCCCTCCATCACCCTCACGTGCCGGCGCTGCACGCGCACGGGCTCTGGCGACAGGGCCCTCGCAACTATCCGTACATCGTCATGCAGTGGGTGGAGGGAGCACCGCTCTACGAATGGGCTGCGGCGCGGCGTGTCTCCTCCCGTCAGGCCATGCGGGTGCTGGCGCAGGTGGCGCGAGCGCTGGAGGCCACCCACGCGGCCCGCTGCATCCACCGAAACGTGAAGGGCGACAACATCCTGGTGCGCGAGGATGGCCATGCCTTCCTGATGGACTTTGGCGCGGGGCAACACGTAGGTGCGCCACGGCCCGCGTGGGAGCCCCTGCTTCCAGGCACGGGCGTCTACCGCAGCCCCGAGGCCTGGAGCTTCTGGTTCGAGTTCGTCGATGAGCCGAGCTCCCAATACCCGGCTGAGCCAGAGGATGATCTCTTCGCGCTGGGAGTCATCGCCTACCGACTCGTGACGGGGCAATACCCTCCCTCCACGGATCCCACGAAGAGTGCCTCGTATGTCTGGTACGCGCCGAGCCCCGGCCCGCGCGATCCCTTGGCGCTCAACTTCCGTGTGGATCCCCAACTCAACGCGCTCATCTTACGAATGCTGTGTGTGCGCCCCAGGGACAGGGGTACGGCCCGGGAGCTGGCGACCTTGCTGGAGCAGGAGGCCGAGCACGCCGGGCCTCGGGCGGATCTGCCCTTGTTCGAAGAGGTGCGCGAAGCGCCTCCCATCGCTCCCAGCCCCTGGAACTGGAGGCCTCGGCACGCCCTGGCCTCGGTGCTGCTTCTCTTCGCGCTTGGCGCCCTGTGGGCGATCCACGAGCCTACGGAGGAGGAGCCCGAGGCCCCTACCGTCGCAGCGGCCGACAGCCAGGTCATGGACTCCAGGGATGGAGGTACCACGGAGCTGGCCGACGAAGTCCTCACCGCGCCCGTACGGAAGGAGGAGCTTGCACGCGTCTTGCCGATGATCACCCTGGACCTGCCCCAGAAGCCGCTGCCCGGACAGCGTCGGCCAGATGGCTCAGGCAAGTGCCGACGCGGGAAGCAGGAGTTCGCCATCAACGGCGGGTGCTGGATCCGAGCCGTGGATGTGCAACCTCCTTGCACCGATGATGAGTATCAGTGGGGAGATGGCTGCTACTACCCCGCGTACAACACGCCTCGGGAGCCCACGTCGAACCCGCCCAAGTCGCACCCGCCGCCCCCCTGATCGCTGCCGGGGCCGATTTCTAGGGCTCCCCCTCGCGCGGTGCTAGCGTTCCCACGAGCGCAAGACATCGGCCAGAGGGAGCGCCCTTGAGCGAGACGAATCCCCCAAACAGCAGGTGGTCCAAGGTACCGCTCTGGCTGGCGGCCCTGCTCAACGGCATGGTCACCATCGTGCTGATCGTGCTCACCTGGTTCCTGTTCTCCAGTGAGATGGGGGAGCCGTTCCGGCAGAACACGGGCAGCGGGTACAAGATCGCCATCGCCGTCCTGGCGGGCCTGCTCACCGGCTTCATCACCCTCTGGGCGATTGGCGGAGACCTCCGGAAGAAGTGGACGGATCTCGCCAAGTCCACGGTGGAGATCGCCCCCACCCTGCTGAGGCCCGTTCTCTTCGTGTTGCTGGTGATCGTCCTCACGGTCGCCTATCGGGTCATGGTGGACGCCTCCCGAGCGGAGGCAGGCCTCGTGCCAGCCCCGGATGAGATCGACTTCTTCCACCTCGGGCTCGTGGGGCTAACCGCGCTGCCGTCGGTGCTGACGGCCTGCGTGTCGCTGCTCATCGAGCGCCGCATCGCGGCACGGGGGGTGTTCTCCTTCGCCGTCGACAAGTCACGCCTCTCGGAGGACTTGCGCGACAGCGAGCTGCCGGAGCAGCTCCAGCGGAACTGGGACTACGAGCGCGAGCTCATGCAGGGCTCCATCCAGCGCATGGGCCGGCACGGCGCCATCCTGGGCTTCCTGGCCTCCGCCATCGTGGCCACCTGCGCCGTGACCATCATCCGCAGGGACAACGAGATGAACCACCTCGTGGCGCTGGCTGTTGGGACGGCGGCGAGCATCTCCTTCACCCTGCACCTGGGGCAGATCTTCTTCCGCTCCGCGAGCAACGACGCCACCGCCCGGATGATGGCCTGGGCCTCTCGCACGCTGCTGATCGTCTCGGTCTGCGCCCTGTTCTTCGGCGCCCTGGCGCTGGGCAGCGACGGCAAGCTGTCCATCCTGGCGAAGAACCCCGCCACCGCGACGGCGGAAGACCCCTCCGCCCCCCCACCAGAGACAGTCCCGGCCCCCACCACTCCTCCGCCGGAGCCCAACCCCCTGCGCGGCCGCATGGGCGCGCTGCTCATCGGCGTGGCGGTGGCGCTGCTGGGCGAGCGGCTGATGCGGGTGGTGACCAACCGCGCCGCGAGCCTGCTGGGGATGGAAGGGCTCGCGGCTCCGCAGCCCGGGAACCTGACGCTCATCGATGGACTGAGCGAGGACGACTCCCGGCGCCTGGCCGAGGAGCGGATCGACTCGGTCCACGCCCTGGCCTTCACCCCCACGCCCCGCATCTTCTTCAACACCGTCTACAGCCTGCAGCGCATCTGCGACTGGCAGGATCAAGCCCTGCTCATCGAGCGTGTCGGACGAACCAACGCCCTGCTGCTGCGCGAACAGTTCTTCGTTCGTGGCGCCATCTCCGCCCGGCGTTATGCCCTCCAGAAGTTCGGTCCGAAGTCGCAGGACGAGCAGTGCCCCGCGGCGCCCCCCTCCCCCTCGGCACCGAAGCCTGGCATCGAGGGTGACAAGGAACCGGAGGAGCCCCTGGAGCCCCCCTTCGACCTGGGGCAGGGCTCCCACCTGCACCACGCGCTGCGCTCCCTGGTCGATGATGAGGACATCGAGCGGCTGGAGATCTTCTGGCGCGCGGTGCCGATCCTGACCCCCGAGGACACCAAGCCGAAGACCGCCTAATCCTCCTCCAGGGGCTGGAAGTCGGCCTTGGAGGCGCCGCAGTCCGAGCAAACCCAGGTGTCGGGGAGGTCCTCGAACGCGGTCCCCGGCGCGATGCCCGAGGCGGGGTCTCCTTCCGCTGGGTCATAGATGTGGAAACACACGGCACATTGGTAGCGCTTCATCATGTCGAGGCCTCGCTGCCCCCAGTATCGGGCAGGAGGCCTCGGTGACACCACGCCCCCGACTCAGTGGACGGTGGGATTCGGAGGCTCGGACGGAGCCTCGGGCGGCTGCCCCCGGGCCACGCGGCGGCGCCAGCGCCAGAAGGCTCGCTGCGTCTTGGCCGCGCTGCTGGCGCTCTTGGCCGCGCCCGGCGTCTTGAGCGGCGGCTCGAGCGGCGGCGGCTCTCCGGGAGCCCGGGCCCCCTTCGCCTTGGCCCTCGCGTCGCGCGAGGCGTGCTCGAGGATGGCGTTCAGCTCGCCACCGAGGATGAAGATGAGGCCGGTGATGTAGAGCCACAGCAGCAGCACCACCACACCGCCGATGGAGCCGTAGGTGACGTTGTACTTGCCGAAGTGCTCCACGTACTGCGTGAAGCCCCAGGTACACGTGAGCCACAGCCCCGTGCCGATCACCGAGCCCGGGGTGATGTACTTGAAGCGCTGCTTCACGTCCGGCAGCACGTAGTAGCAGAGCGCCAGCATCAGCATCACCAGCGAGGCGGTGAAGGGCCAGCGCGCCCAGGACCACACGAAGTGGAAGGCATCGACGAGCTGCAGCCGGTGGGCGATCCACTCCCCCGCCTTGCCGCCCAGCAGGAAGATGGTGAAGGACAGGGGGATGAGCAGCGTGCCCACCAGCGTCATCAGCATCGCCACGCCCTGGGTCTTCCAGATGGGCCGGGACTCGGGCACGTCATAGGCGAGGTTGAGCGCCTTGCGCAGCGCATCCACCCCGCGCGAGGCCGACCACAGCGCCACCAGGAGACCCACCGTGAGCAGCTTGGGCCGAGGCTGGTTCACCAGCGAGCGCAGGTGCTCGTCCACCAGCGCCAGGGCATCCCCCGGCACCAGCGGGGTGATCCGATCCAGCATGGACTCGACCGCCCCGGGCGCGAAGGGCAGATAAGCCACCAGCGTGACGAGGAAGAAGAGCAGCGGGAACAGGGAGAAGAGGAAGTAGTACGAGAGCTGCGCGGCACAGTCGGTGACCGTGTCCTCCTGGAACTCCTTCACCAGGCGCCGGCCGAACTCACGCCACGTCAGGTACTTGAGCCTCGGAAACCCCATCCACCCTCCTCTCCCTGGGGGATGGAAGGTGGGCATGGGCCCCAGAGGGTGCAGCAGGCGGGCAAGCGAGCCCCCTGAGCCTCTCTCGCCTCGAATGTCGATCAGACGACTTCGGGCGGCAGGTACTTCCCGAGTAACGGACGCAGGCGGGTGCGCACCTCGTTGGGAATGCGGCCCCGGTCGGACCAGATGCCCGCGGCCAGCGCGGAATCACAGCGGCACGCCTGCGGCACCGTGGCGATGCGAGAGAGGGCCCGGCGGATGAGGGCCAGTCCATCGGCGCTGGTGGCCAGGCGGGTCTCGCGCAGCGCGGCCCCCAGCGCCTCCGGCTCGGCGTCACCCTGAGGCTGCCAGCCGTCATAGTCCGTGGGCAGCACCACCAGCGCGTAGTGCAGCTCCGCCTCCCGCGCCAGCTTCGCCTCCGGCATGGCCGTCATGCCGACCAGGTCTCCGCCCCAGGAGCGGTACATGAGGCTCTCGGCCCGGGTGCTCAGCGCGGGCCCCTCCATGCACACATAGGTGCCCTGCGTGTGGACCTGCGTGTTGTTCCCCTCGGAGGCCCGGATCAGCACCTGCCGCAGCGTCTCGCAGAAGGGGGAGGCCATCTCCACGTGTACGGCCAGGTCGTCATAGAAGGTGCAGGGCCGGCGGTAGGTGCGGTCGATGACCTGATCAGGGATGACGAGGTGGCGGGGCTGGATGTGCTCGCGCAGGCTGCCGGCGGTGCCACAGGCGAGCACGTGCGTCACCCCGAGCACCTTGAGGGCAAAGAGGTTGGCGCGGTAGGGCACGCGCGTGGGGCTGAGCTGGTGGCCGGACCCATGGCGCGCCAGCAGCACGAGCGACATGCCGTCCCGCTCCAGGGTGAGGAGGGGGCCAGCCGGCGGGCCGAACGGTGTCTCGATGAGGTGGGGGTCGGCCTTGGAAGGCCCGACCAGGGCTTCCACGAGCCCGGCACCTCCAATGATGCCCACCCGGATGCCTGCCATATGCGTCCTCCATGACGCTGGGGCAGGACGATAGCGCGCCCCCCGCGCCAGGCGAGGCCAAAGGCTGCTAACGTCGCGATTTGTCATGCGCGTACCGCCGCTTCTGATGCTCCTCCTCCTCGCCGGGCCTGCCACCGCGCTGGGCTCGGGCGGCCTGGCCGCGTGCAAGGAGGACAACACCGCCTGCCGCGAGGACTGCACCGTCGAGTACGGCAGCAACTCGCGGGCCTACAGCAAGCTCAACGCCTGCGTGGGCAAATGCACCAGCAAGTACAACCTGTGCCGCGAGCGCCACCTGGCGCTCCAGGAGCAGAGGGACCTGGGCATCGAGGCCAACCCGGCCAGCGCGGCGCCTCCGCCGCCCCCAGAGCCGACCCGGTACTCCTCCAGTGACGGCGAGGACCTCTCGCTGGAGGAGCGCGCGCCCGCGGCGGCCGCCTCTGACACGGGGGGTCGCCGGGGCGTCTACCGCACCTCCGAGCCCGCGGCGGAGTCCAAGCCCGCGGCCCCCGTCGCGAGCACGGATTCCGAGGAGGAGGATGCGGCGCCAGTGCCCACGCCCGCTTCGCCTCCGAAGAGCGAGCCCGCGGAGCCGACCGTGCGCCGGGATGTCTACCGCGCCGCCGAGCCCGAGCCCGTCAAGGCACCGGAGCCGGCGAAGCCCGCTCCCGTGGCGGCCTCCGAGCCCAAGCCCGAGGCTCCCGCGAAGCCCGAGCCCGCGCCGAAGCCCACGGTCGCCGCCTCCGGCGAGTCGGATCCCCTGCTCGACGAGGACCCACCGCCTCCGCCTCCCAAGCCCAAGCCCAAGGCCCCCGAGCGCCCGTCGCTGCCTCCGGAGCCGAAGCACGACATCTCCGACTGGGACCCCAACGGAGACTGAAGTCCGCTCCCGGGCGTGGGGCCTCAGATGAGGGGCTTCAGCACCTTGAGAACTTCGGCCGCCTGGGTCGAGATCTTGTTGGCGCTCAGGATCGACTCATGGATGGCCGTGCTCATCGCGGCGTTGACCGGAGCGTTCCTGTGCCGCATCTCGAGGATGGGAGCGATCTTATTGTTGACGATGCTGGACTTCAGCGGACGCTCCGTCGCGGGGGGCTCGGGTCTCGTCAGCTCGTAGACGGCATCGTCGGTCCAGTGGTCTCGAACCGCTTCCTCCGTCGCCCCGATGGAGGTGGCGATCGCGGTGATGGCGGTGTCGTAGACGGTGTCGAGCGGAGCGGCGACAGCCCCCGTGGACGCGGTGTAGAGCCCGCATAAGGTCGTTGCCGCGAGGTACGGAACGCCGTTGGAGCGTGGGTCCATGGCCCCCTTGATGGTGCAGCCATGGAAGTCCTTCGCCAGGCCCGGGAGCTTGTCCAACTCCGCCGCCACCTCGAAGCTGAGGAACGACAACCACTGAAAGAACCAGAGCTTCAGCCGCACCCGGCTGTTCCAGTAGGCGTGGAGCGGCGCGGTGTTGTCCTCCGCCACGGTGTTGACGAGGGTGTTGGCCGCCGCGACCAGGGGGAGGATCTTCGGAAGCTCCTCGTCGGTGGTGAGCTGGGACCAGATCGCCTTCGCCTTCTTGGCGTCAGCTTGAAAGAGCGTCTCCGCGCGAATGGTCATGTTCGCCTGGCAGGAGCCATGGGTCGAAACCTTCGAGATGCGCCCCTGACAGGAGCTCCCTCCGAAGTCGGCGGAGGGGGTGAACGTCATCTGGCTGGGCGCCTTCGTGTACGCCTCCCTCACGATCTGCAGCAACTCCTTGAGGCCAATCCCGGTCACCGCGAACGGCGCGGTGACGACCTCTGCGGTGGCCGAGGAGACATTTGCGGCGGCTCCGAAGATCTGATCCAGCTCGTACTTGAGCTTGGGGATGCCGAAGCTGAACCCCTTGTTGGGGTTGTACTCGGCCTTCTCGCTCATGGTGCCCGAGGTGCGGGACACGTTGAGCAGGCCCTCGATCTCCAAGCCCAGTGTGAGGTGAGCGCGCGTGACGGGCAAGCGCGTGGTGTTCTCCGCATGGATGGCTCGAGGCACGATCCCCCCCGGGTCGCAAGTAAGCCCCAAGCTACAGCAAACTTCGCGCCTGCCCTCCGCGCCAGAGAACTTCCGTTCTTCTGGCGATGACGCGTGGAAACGCGCTGCGGAAACCGCAGCGCGGACTGCGAAAGTCGCAGCCACCGCAGGGCATTGACGTCACGGTGTGCGGCGCTTGACGGCCCACTGCGTCGGAGGCGGATTGCGGTCACCGTTGACCGCGTACTGGTGCCAGTAGGGGTAGATCGGCGTGCGACCGCTCACCGCGTCGAGCTTCGCCACCTGCTCGGCCGTCAGGTTCCAGCCAGTCGCCCCCAAGTTCTGCCTCAGCTGCTCCTCGTTGCGCGCACCGATGACGACGCTCGAGATGGTGGGCTGTTGCAGCAGCCAGTTGATCGCGATCTGGGGCACGGTCTTGCCCGTCTCCTGGGCGATCGCGGCGAGCGTATCGACCACGTTGTAGAGGTGCTCCTCGGGAACTTCCGGAGCGCCCACCCCAGCGCTGACACGGCTGTTCGCCGGCAGCGGCTGGCCTCTCCGGACCTTGCCGGAGAGCTGGCCTCCCGCGAGCGGGCTCCACACCAGCGTGCCGACCTTCTGGTCGATCGCGAGCGGCATCAGCTCCCACTCGAACTCCCGGTTCACGAGTGAGTAGTAGACCTGATGCGCGACATGGCGCGGCAGTCCGTACTTCTCGGACAGGCTCAGCGACTTCATCAGATGCCAGCCCGAGAAGTTCGAGCAGCCGATGTAGAGGACCTTGCCGCTCCGGACGAGATGCTCCAAGGCGTACAGCGTCTCCTCTACCGGCGTCATCGCGTCGAAGCCGTGGAGCTGGTAGAGCTCGACATGGTCGGTGCCGAGCCTGCGCAGGCTCGCCTCGCAGGCCTTGATCAGGTGGTAGCGCGAGGAGCCAACATCGTTGTGCCCCCGCCCCGTGCGGAAGGTGGCCTTGGTCGCAATCATCACCTCGTTGCGGCGCCCCGCGATGGCCTTGCCGAGGATCTCCTCGGCGACCCCTTCCGAATAGACATCGGCGGTGTCGAACAGGTTGAGGCCCGCCTCCAGGCAGATGTCCACGAGACGCGTGGCCTCCTGCACCGTGGTGGTGCCCCAAGCCCGAAAGAACTCATTCGTCCCACCGAAGGTCGCCGTCCCGAGGCTCAGGACGGGAACCTTCAACCCCGAAGCTCCCAGCAGTCTGAACTCCACGATCTCCTGCCTTCCTTGCCGAATCGCTCCATGCGATCGAATGGCACGGGAGCACTACCACTTCTTCAGGGGCAGGGACCTCTTCAACCACCCGCTATAGAATGCCCGGTGGCTCCGGCTGCGGATTCAGCGCCACCCAGGAAAACAATGAGCGAAGGCTGATCGCCCTCGGCGGCAGCGGTTGCGGGTTCAACAGAACCTCGCTGGCAAAGCCACCACGGACCCCTTCCAGCTCAGCGATGTCGAGGTCGCGGAAGTCGACGGTAGCCGTTTCGGTCTTCCATGCGGTCATGTGCCTGCTCGTGGTTTGACCGGCCGCTCCATTGCCACCGGTCCTGTCTGTAATGAATGGGCGGGTTGAGCGCCGATGTGATGGAGGAGCCCACGCTTCGAGCGCTGTTCGGGTAGGGAGCATCTGTAAGCTGCCATGGATGACACTCCGTCCTGCGGCTGGCCCCTTCCGCCTCGTGAGTCTTGTGGTCACGCTCCTCGCCACGCTGCTCGGGTGTTCCCATGCGCCCAAAACAGAGTCGCTCGAGAACCCCTTCGGTGCCTTCAACTTCACGCTCGAGTCACGGCCGGCCAGTGAGCAGATCGGGCTGCTCGACGAGGTCGGCTACAAGGGCGTGGCGTTGACCTGGCCTGGCGTCGAGACCTTCGAGGCGTTCGCCACTGCGCCCGCGGTGCGCGAGGGCAGGTTCCGGCTGTTCGCGGTGCTGTACGACTTCCGGTTCGACACGCCGTGGAGCCGCGAAGAGGTCGACACGATGCTCTCCACCCTCGCGCCTCAACGAACCGACCTGTGGCTGATGCTGAGCGGGCCTCACGGGCCCAATGAGTCCATGGTCACGGCGGTCCGCGAGCTCGTCGCCATGGCCACGGCGCGAGGGGTCCGCGTCGTGCTGTATCCGCATGACGACAACGCGATCGAGAACGTCGAGGAAGCCGTCGCCCTGCTCCAGGCAGTCGGCCGCCCGGAGCTGAAGGTG
This window harbors:
- a CDS encoding YihY/virulence factor BrkB family protein; the encoded protein is MGFPRLKYLTWREFGRRLVKEFQEDTVTDCAAQLSYYFLFSLFPLLFFLVTLVAYLPFAPGAVESMLDRITPLVPGDALALVDEHLRSLVNQPRPKLLTVGLLVALWSASRGVDALRKALNLAYDVPESRPIWKTQGVAMLMTLVGTLLIPLSFTIFLLGGKAGEWIAHRLQLVDAFHFVWSWARWPFTASLVMLMLALCYYVLPDVKQRFKYITPGSVIGTGLWLTCTWGFTQYVEHFGKYNVTYGSIGGVVVLLLWLYITGLIFILGGELNAILEHASRDARAKAKGARAPGEPPPLEPPLKTPGAAKSASSAAKTQRAFWRWRRRVARGQPPEAPSEPPNPTVH
- a CDS encoding sugar phosphate isomerase/epimerase family protein, which produces MVTLLATLLGCSHAPKTESLENPFGAFNFTLESRPASEQIGLLDEVGYKGVALTWPGVETFEAFATAPAVREGRFRLFAVLYDFRFDTPWSREEVDTMLSTLAPQRTDLWLMLSGPHGPNESMVTAVRELVAMATARGVRVVLYPHDDNAIENVEEAVALLQAVGRPELKVSLHLCHELKAGNRDRLAEVIAAAAPHLVLASIHGAARETVTPGWSTTIQPLDRGDLDVRSAYLLPLIRAGYTGPVLLHTFGLVDPPEEHLRRSYEAWKQMAGEVAATLASER
- a CDS encoding M48 family metallopeptidase yields the protein MQRILSLFLGITLAVGFGTGCAKQRIRAEKAIAQTFISDEQEEQIGQQVKQELEQKEKIQYVQDQAVVDYVNRVALPILQAANRDRKGVKWKIHVINDPKTVNAFATPGGYLYVYTGLILASDNEAELAGVLAHEAGHVVGRHSARAMVNAYGLQALSELALGKNPGTAAQIATQLVGGGAMLAHGRSEETEADEYGARYTTAANYDPRGLVTFFQKLQAKEGNTPGVLKWLSTHPTSADRVQHLEGYISQNGLRGTELGADRIAPIKQKLGGR
- a CDS encoding serine/threonine-protein kinase, which translates into the protein MDTPHAPELHPASIPTGTQLAYWRVVGWHGRGTHGTVYKAVSTLDAKAAPVAIKLAVTPEDPRFEREVSLLSALHHPHVPALHAHGLWRQGPRNYPYIVMQWVEGAPLYEWAAARRVSSRQAMRVLAQVARALEATHAARCIHRNVKGDNILVREDGHAFLMDFGAGQHVGAPRPAWEPLLPGTGVYRSPEAWSFWFEFVDEPSSQYPAEPEDDLFALGVIAYRLVTGQYPPSTDPTKSASYVWYAPSPGPRDPLALNFRVDPQLNALILRMLCVRPRDRGTARELATLLEQEAEHAGPRADLPLFEEVREAPPIAPSPWNWRPRHALASVLLLFALGALWAIHEPTEEEPEAPTVAAADSQVMDSRDGGTTELADEVLTAPVRKEELARVLPMITLDLPQKPLPGQRRPDGSGKCRRGKQEFAINGGCWIRAVDVQPPCTDDEYQWGDGCYYPAYNTPREPTSNPPKSHPPPP
- a CDS encoding Ku protein, which codes for MSRSCWVGSLSFGLVHLPVRLYAAVEPKQVQFHLLHDADGARVQQKRVCSADGEEVPYEHVVKGYELRRGQYVEVTRGELEAFDPKSSRTIELEDFVELGEIDPMFYAGAFHLVPEVGAERQYGLLVEALRRSGRVGLGRLVMRHKGHLCVVRPYGRGLALSTLHYADEMVSQDTLPELAVAGPRPNEQELQMVQRLIESQSTSFEPRRYNDTHRERLLSFLERRARAQSRIATPEPSREQEASPEELEGRAEVFRRIEEGIAALRQGLPKPHQAGRALPSQGSLRFRPMAAKEARERRQVDPGAVRSRRGKGEPKRS
- the rd gene encoding rubredoxin, producing the protein MMKRYQCAVCFHIYDPAEGDPASGIAPGTAFEDLPDTWVCSDCGASKADFQPLEED
- a CDS encoding MTAP family purine nucleoside phosphorylase; amino-acid sequence: MAGIRVGIIGGAGLVEALVGPSKADPHLIETPFGPPAGPLLTLERDGMSLVLLARHGSGHQLSPTRVPYRANLFALKVLGVTHVLACGTAGSLREHIQPRHLVIPDQVIDRTYRRPCTFYDDLAVHVEMASPFCETLRQVLIRASEGNNTQVHTQGTYVCMEGPALSTRAESLMYRSWGGDLVGMTAMPEAKLAREAELHYALVVLPTDYDGWQPQGDAEPEALGAALRETRLATSADGLALIRRALSRIATVPQACRCDSALAAGIWSDRGRIPNEVRTRLRPLLGKYLPPEVV
- a CDS encoding aldo/keto reductase — its product is MEFRLLGASGLKVPVLSLGTATFGGTNEFFRAWGTTTVQEATRLVDICLEAGLNLFDTADVYSEGVAEEILGKAIAGRRNEVMIATKATFRTGRGHNDVGSSRYHLIKACEASLRRLGTDHVELYQLHGFDAMTPVEETLYALEHLVRSGKVLYIGCSNFSGWHLMKSLSLSEKYGLPRHVAHQVYYSLVNREFEWELMPLAIDQKVGTLVWSPLAGGQLSGKVRRGQPLPANSRVSAGVGAPEVPEEHLYNVVDTLAAIAQETGKTVPQIAINWLLQQPTISSVVIGARNEEQLRQNLGATGWNLTAEQVAKLDAVSGRTPIYPYWHQYAVNGDRNPPPTQWAVKRRTP